From Cotesia glomerata isolate CgM1 linkage group LG2, MPM_Cglom_v2.3, whole genome shotgun sequence, a single genomic window includes:
- the LOC123260139 gene encoding unconventional myosin-IXb-like isoform X3 produces MENSSSGVVQVFVGEWSPEYEALSIKATKQTTSAEIVECIIERLALNDPNLSNGYELAEVVGNSVGQECKERRLGPSECPVALMLLWPKTVTQQGYYRFYLRKKQSDCLWADSRFPLDPQLLKDYFNRFLYQPRDKEYPDLCQLPDLNEQTLLDNLRARFLAGNIYTYVGSILIAVNPFKFYPIYNPKYVKLYQNRRLGPDIPPHIFAIADAAYHSMLKEKKNQCIVISGESGSGKTESTNFLLHHLTALSQKGSHGSGVEQTILSAGPVLEAFGNAKTAHNNNSSRFGKFIQVNYKENGMVHGAVVQKYLLEKSRIVSQGKNERNYHVFYYLLAGANEQERQLLHLESADRYNYLNKSGCYGLENIDERHEFSRLKQSMEMVGFTPEKQRRLFAVLSAVLLLGNVEFQPRKSYHHHDEAVGVKNPEVVAIISELLRVKQETLLAALTAKRARASGETLVINYRLPEAIAARDAMAKCLYGALFDWIVLQVNHALLSKKDTLRDHQGHSIGVLDIFGFEDFKTCNSFEQLCINYANEQLQHYFNQHVFQYEQREYRRQGIRWTDIGFSDNSGCLNLIEGKPNGLLCLLDDQCNFPGATNETLLQKFNSVHKDNQFYETPQRREAAFVVRHYAGAVKYQAAQMREKNLDLMRPDGVVGVLKNSSLAFVRELVGADPVAVFRWAILRAFFRAHFAFQEAGRAHRHGRADGNKNSVQSRYRQPNDNLIRKNKSFRPRERGKKGLKNLQTVKTLAGRTQSYGSGPGKARKQPMTVSAQFQQSLHSLMDTLNQANPFFIRCIKSNSNKIPNEFDEETVQRQLRYTGMLETVRIRQAGFNVRLTYEEFIQLYRMLLPNGLISSQNDVRDFLLTLNLNKDNYQLGKTKVFLRESEKIKLDIELHQQIITSITTIQKWFRACLERRKFLRIKNAVVLIQSFWRMVLAQKIAHTIRARIDAAIHIQSTWRAYRQYTWYKKLKSCVITFQSHVRGRSLRKELVEMRKRKQAATMTSSSSLSSCLSSSSSLLNKSEIDFSENSSSMCDKSPFKNIGLQSKLTLEPCPSPRREYITSSKLDITPPGTASVIDNTDITYSKRKLTPNKRLFTSVNSRDPKSPEALFSPDDNSLRKGSLESLASFKSYESQLSIDSSESHYSQESNSTKPVPSARTKRADHSPLITAHASIINTTTISNTITAITTTITTTTTTSTTTSTASRTSLISRRTDSSSTGYSDGDTDGEAPSVVQSAPPIFNTAISSFHSPRDKYHHPGLSQQQQQQSPVSDIWRRRAEYSISSYVDATPQKATFITRSPNVTQYRNFTDNLLEQARNDHRVNEVSNLNIKLDNSDNNKFISSSSNTNSNNTSKNDGFSLLERRFNETPDKFGDITKFRRDIKEYSFLKRQNSEGDTTLKMMDLIPPLHDDRPVVEKTEPDVPVRSARRNRPSREMLCRSMGESVNDTVSVSDARSVFLGTIKEDFNKGNWSNTSTPSLSLSMTPSATVITPTAMAIKKEDPSSRSVTDWPVNKEAAYKGQQLGKRMRSNAITTLELRRRNSDPATKISGLDEKANVVGDCGDFKLAPGMNRLEWKGNNLFTLAGHRFRKVARFSKEDVCVCCHEKMDAFVTQGYKCNDCKQLYHVKCIQNGGVLKMPCPLANTTTANRRKNRKPIMRTPYDTSANKQTVASKFSLTGTSAFTDSADKIISDAKELALMQDFITKKIYIMEGQEEGKKPSEVDRVFKQALRKFKDDLVITYSVAIQQGVEGNIKYTDLIANFLHVMETVCKQENTREDFPVTMGVNAFRGFMNEFMTQVKPEAIDKQSKSKRKKEKKRKQEEPIKHGSHMFQLTIINIPTACEVCTSFFMWPIERGLVCQNCKLTCHKKCYMKAAAECGKDGSIHDNNSRKVFGVPLYKLDCGDGKVPLVVDRLITTIEIHGLYTEGLYRKSGVSSKVRELKVKMDEEDLQNIDFENYQVHVLAAVLKSFFRDMPEPLLTFEYYDDFLHAANLTDPQDRVNTLFAILKKLPKPNYDLMERLTVHLARVALNEVANRMSSSALAIVFAPCILRTNRTLPAQDSLQDVGRQTKCVETIVQDKLRSVRTALADISTLESACHAATNRLSSLRSSKIFSPEELSVSSTIAGGRSSNSDRDGDRSGGDEEEALLVGHIQTIQKEKALLTSTLPSLTRASSDDDLLLSATDLDDGSLDDLLPSADALVRKKNIHRQSSADNAFPTIINVDEDMVMV; encoded by the exons ATGGAAAATAGTAGTTCAGGTGTGGTGCAAGTATTCGTGGGCGAGTGGAGCCCAGAATATGAAGCACTGTCAATAAAAGCGACTAAACAAACAACATCTGCTGAAATAGTAGAATGTATTATTGAGAGATTAGCTTTGAATGACCCGAATTTATCAAATGGCTACGAATTAGCTGAAGTTGTGGGTAATTCTGTCGGTCAGGAATGCAAGGAACGAAGACTTGGGCCATCCGAGTGCCCTGTCGCGCTTATGTTACTCTGGCCAAAGACTGTTACACAGCAAGGATATTATcg attttatttaaggaaaaaacAATCAGATTGTCTATGGGCTGACAGTAGATTTCCACTGGATCCTCAGTtattaaaagattattttaacCGATTTTTATATCAACCACGTGATAAAGAGTATCCAGATTTGTGCCAATTACCAGATCTTAATGAACAAACATTACTTGACAATCTGCGTGCTAGATTTTTAGCTggaaatatttatacatatgtTGGCAGTATATTAATAGCCGTAAatccatttaaattttatccaatctACAATCCAAAGTACGTTAAACTCTATCAAAATCGTCGACTTGGACCGGATATACCACCGCATATATTTGCTATTGCCGATGCCGCTTATCATTCGATGCTAAAGGAAAAGAAGAACCAGTGTATTGTAATAAGCGGTGAAAGCGGTTCTGGTAAAACAGAAtcgactaattttttattacaccaTTTAACTGCATTGAGCCAAAAAGGTTCTCATGGTAGCGGCGTTGAACAGACAATTCTGAGCGCTGGTCCAGTTCTTGAGGCTTTTGGTAATGCCAAAACTGCTCACAATAATAACAGCAGTAGATTtggtaaatttattcaagttaattaCAAGGAAAATGGTATGGTACATGGTGCTGTTGTACAGAAATATCTATTGGAAAAGTCACGTATCGTATCCCAGggtaaaaatgaaagaaattatcatgtattttattatttattagctgGTGCTAATGAACAAGAACGCCAGTTGTTACATTTAGAGAGTGCTGAtcgttataattatttaaataaaagtggtTGTTATGGATTAGAGAATATCGATGAACGACATGAATTTTCTCGGCTTAAACAGTCGATGGAGATGGTTGGTTTTACACCTGAGAAACAACGCAGACTGTTTGCTGTACTATCCGCTGTTTTATTGCTGGGTAATGTTGAGTTTCAACCAAGAAAGTCTTATCATCATCACGACGAAGCTGTGGGTGTTAAGAATCCCGAAGTAGTTGCAATTATTTCGGAATTACTGAGGGTTAAACAGGAAACACTGCTAGCAGCGTTAACGGCTAAACGTGCGCGAGCTTCTGGTGAAACTTTAGTCATCAATTATCGTTTGCCAGAAGCTATTGCTGCTAGAGATGCTATggctaaatgtttatatggtGCACTATTTGATTGGATTGTTCTTCAG gtAAATCACGCGTTGTTGTCAAAAAAGGATACTCTACGTGATCATCAAGGCCACAGTATTGGAGTATTGGATATATTTGGATTTGAGGATTTTAAAACGTGCAATAGTTTTGAGCAATTGTGTATTAATTACGCGAATGAACAACTTCAGCATTACTTTAATCAGCACGTATTTCAATACGAGCAACGCGAATACCGTAGACAGGGAATTAGATGGACAGATATTGGTTTTAGTGATAATTCGGGTTGTCTAAATTTAATAGAAGGAAAACCAAATGGATTGTTGTGTTTACTTGATGATCAATGTAATTTTCCGGGTGCTACTAATGAAACATTATtgcaaaaattcaattctgtACACAAggataatcaattttatgaaaCACCACAGCGACGTGAAGCTGCTTTTGTTGTGAGACATTATGCAGGCGCGGTTAAGTATCAAGCAGCGCAGATGAGAGAGAAAAATCTAGATCTTATGCGACCTGACGGAGTCGTTggtgtattaaaaaattcatcactGGCTTTTGTACGTGAGCTCGTGGGTGCTGATCCGGTAGCTGTATTCAGATGGGCTATTCTACGGGCATTCTTTCGAGCACATTTTGCTTTTCAAGAAGCCGGCCGTGCTCATCGTCACGGCAGAG CtgatggaaataaaaattcagttcaAAGCAGATATCGGCAACCcaatgataatttaatcag gAAGAATAAATCATTTCGACCACGTGAGCGAGGCAAGAAgggtttgaaaaatttacaaacaGTAAAGACACTGGCAGGAAGAACTCAAAGTTATGGGTCGGGACCTGGTAAAGCACGGAAGCAGCCGATGACAGTCTCAGCGCAATTTCAACAGAGTCTTCACAGTCTAATGGATACTTTGAATCAAGCAAATCCATTTTTTATCAGGTGtattaaatcaaattcaaataaaataccaAATGAATTTGACGAGGAAACTGTACAACGTCAATTACGTTACACCGGAATGCTCGAAACAGTGAGAATACGTCAAGCTGGGTTCAATGTGCGTCTCACTTATGAAGAATTTATTCAGTTGTATCGTATGTTACTACCAAATGGTTTAATAAGCTCACAAAATGACGTACGTGATTTTCTCCTCACTTTAAATCTCAACAAAGACAATTATCAACTTGGTAAAACAAAAGTGTTCCTACGTGagtctgaaaaaataaaactagacATTGAATTACATCAACAGATAATAACAAGCATAACGACAATACAAAAATGGTTTCGTGCTTGTTTGGAGCGACGAAAATTCCTGAGAATAAAAAACGCCGTTGTATTGATACAGTCATTCTGGCGAATGGTATTGGCCCAAAAAATAGCCCATACAATACGTGCTCGAATTGATGCTGCGATACACATACAGAGCACTTGGCGTGCTTACAGACAGTACACAtggtacaaaaaattaaaatcatgcGTTATAACATTCCAGTCACATGTAAGAGGACGTAGTCTACGCAAAGAGCTTGTTGAAATGAGAAAACGAAAACAAGCTGCTACCATGACATCTTCCTCCTCGTTATCCTCGTGTTTGTCCTCCTCGTCGTCGCTACTGAATAAATCAGAGATTGATTTTAGTGAAAATAGTAGTAGCATGTGTGATAAGAGTCCGTTTAAAAATATCGGACTGCAATCTAAATTAACATTGGAGCCATGCCCGTCGCCACGTCGCGAATATATAACGTCTTCTAAGTTGGATATCACTCCGCCTGGGACTGCAAGTGTTATTGATAACACAGATATAACATACTCAAAACGTAAATTAACGCCAAATAAACGTCTTTTCACTTCTGTTAACTCACGGGATCCTAAAAGTCCAGAAGCATTGTTCAGTCCCGATGACAATAGTCTACGTAAAGGAAGTCTTGAGAGTTTAGCCAGCTTCAAGAGTTACGAATCTCAGCTTAGTATTGATAGCAGTGAGTCTCACTATTCTCAAGAGAGTAATTCAACAAAACCTGTACCCAGTGCAAGAACAAAGCGTGCTGATCACTCACCGTTGATAACTGCTCATGCTAGTATTATAAATACTACTACTATTTCTAATACTATTACTGCAATTACTACGACtattactactactactactacttcTACTACTACTTCTACTGCTAGCCGTACGTCGTTGATAAGTAGACGTACTGACAGCTCGTCAACGGGATACAGTGACGGTGACACTGACGGTGAAGCGCCCAGTGTTGTACAAAGCGCCCCGCCTATTTTCAATACCGCGATATCGTCATTCCACAGTCCGCGTGATAAATATCATCATCCCGGTTTATCTcagcagcaacaacagcaGAGTCCCGTGTCAGATATCTGGAGACGTAGAGCCGAATATTCAATATCTAGTTATGTCGACGCAACTCCACAAAAGGCTACTTTTATAACGAGATCGCCAAATGTCACGCAGTACAGAAATtttacagataatttattgGAGCAAGCAAGAAATGATCACCGGGTGAATGAAGTctctaatttaaatattaaactagataatagtgataataacaaatttattagcaGTAGTAGTAAtactaatagtaataatactaGTAAAAATGATGGTTTTTCATTGCTCGAAAGAAGGTTCAATGAGACTCCAGATAAATTTGGAGATATAACCAAATTTCGGCGCGACATTAAAGAGTACAGCTTTTTAAAACGACAGAACTCTGAAGGTGACACTACTTTGAAGATGATGGATTTAATTCCGCCATTGCATGACGATAGACCTGTTGTTGAAAAGACTGAACCAGATGTACCGGTACGTAGTGCTCGTAGAAATCGACCCAGCCGAGAAATGCTCTGTCGCTCGATGGGGGAAAGTGTTAATGATACTGTATCAGTTTCTGATGCTAGGAGTGTTTTCTTGGGGACTATTAAAGAAGATTTTAATAAAGGTAATTGGTCAAATACGTCAACGCCGTCGTTATCTCTTTCAATGACTCCCTCGGCGACGGTAATTACACCCACCGCAATGGCTATAAAAAAAGAGGACCCGTCATCGAGATCAGTCACAGATTGGCCGGTCAATAAGGAAGCGGCTTACAAGGGACAACAATTGGGTAAACGTATGCGTTCAAATGCCATAACGACACTTGAATTACGACGCAGAAATTCCGATCCAGCTACTAAGATATCGGGATTAGATGAAAAAGCTAATGTAGTAGGTGATTGTGGGGATTTCAAATTGGCTCCTGGTATGAACAGACTCGAATGGAAAGGCAATAACTTATTTACACTCGCTGGTCATAGATTTAGAAAAGTTGCCAGATTTTCAAAAGAAGACGTCTGCGTTTGTTGTCATGAAAAAATGGACGCTTTTGTTACTCAAGGGTACAAGTGTAATGACTGTAAACAGCTTTATCATGTTAAATGTATACAAAATGGGGGTGTATTAAAAATGCCCTGTCCGTTGGCAAATACCACTACGGCAAATCGTCGTAAAAATCGCAAGCCTATTATGAGAACACCCTACGATACTTCGGCGAATAAACAAACAGTTGCATCGAAATTTAGTTTGACTGGAACATCTGCCTTTACAGACAgtgctgataaaattatttctgacGCTAAAGAGCTGGCTTTGATGCAGGactttattactaaaaaaatttatataatggAAGGACAGGAAGAGGGTAAAAAACCCAGCGAAGTTGACAGGGTTTTCAAACAAGCTTTGAGGAAATTTAAAGATGATTTAGTTATTACCTACAGTGTCGCTATTCAGCAGGGAGTTGAGGGTAATATTAAGTATACGGACTTGATAGCTAACTTTTTACACGTTATGGAGACTGTTTGTAAACAAGAGAATACTCGAGAAGACTTTCCGGTTACTATGGGTGTCAATGCGTTCCGTGGTTTTATGAATGAGTTTATGACACAAGTTAAGCCGGAGGCTATTGATAAGCAGAGCAAGAGCAAGAGAAAGAAGGAGAAGAAACGCAAACAAGAAGAACCTATTAAACATGGTAGTCATATGTTCCAATTGACTATTATTAATATCCCAACTGCTTGCGAAGTTTGTACCTCATTTTTCATGTGGCCTATTGAACGTGGACTAGTTTGtcaaa atTGTAAATTAACGTGTCACAAAAAATGTTACATGAAAGCTGCTGCTGAGTGCGGTAAAGACGGTTCaattcatgataataattcacgAAAAGTATTCGGCGTGCCGTTGTACAAATTAGATTGCGGAGATGGCAAAGTACCGCTGGTTGTTGATcgtttaataacaacaatcGAAATTCACGGGCTGTATACCGAGGGTCTGTATCGTAAAAGCGGTGTTAGTTCTAAAGTCCGTGAACTTAAGGTTAAAATGGACGAGGAAGATTTGCAGAACATTGACTTTGAGAATTACCAAGTCCACGTGTTAGCAGCAGTGCTTAAAAGTTTCTTTCGCGATATGCCAGAGCCATTGTTGACATTCGAGTACTACGACGACTTTTTACACGCGGCAAATCTCACGGATCCTCAAGACCGCGTCAATACTCTGTTTgcaatacttaaaaaattaccgaaACCTAATTACGACTTGATGGAGCGCCTGACGGTTCATTTGGCGCGTGTCGCGCTCAACGAAGTCGCGAATCGTATGTCTTCGTCCGCCCTGGCAATTGTGTTTGCCCCCTGTATACTCAGAACGAATCGCACGCTTCCGGCACAAGATTCACTGCAGGACGTCGGCAGACAGACTAAATGTGTCGAGACTATTGTGCAAGACAAATTGCGGAGCGTACGGACAGCCCTTGCTGACATAAGTACCCTAGAATCGGCGTGTCATGCAGCTACTAATCGTCTGTCCAGTCTCAGATCTTCAAAGATATTCAGCCCCGAAGAATTGAGTGTGTCCTCGACGATAGCTGGCGGACGGTCCAGCAACTCAGACCGCGACGGTGATCGCAGTGGTGGTGACGAAGAAGAGGCCCTCCTCGTAGGACATATTCAGACTATTCAGAAGGAAAAGGCACTACTCACTTCAACATTACCTAGCTTAACTCGTGCTTCCTCAGATGATGACCTATTACTGTCAGCGACAGATCTCGACGACGGGTCTCTAGATGATTTACTTCCATCGGCTG aTGCCttggtaagaaaaaaaaatatccacaGGCAAAGTTCAGCGGATAATGCGTTTCCTACTATCATAAATGTCGATGAAGATATGGTGATGGTATGA